Genomic segment of Bacteroidota bacterium:
ACGGAAGCAAATCCAAACACCAGCTTCGCTTAGGAGTCGGCTTCAAATTGCCGAGTGGTAAGCACAAAAAAGAGGATAATAATCTTTACTCCACTAGCGTTCAACCCGGAACGGGCAGTACGGATTTTTTCTTTAACGCTATTTACACATATCGCTATAACGATTTCGGCATGAATGTCAGTGGATCGTATCGAGCCAATACGGTAAACTCCTATCGTTTTAGATTTGGAGACAAGCTAGAAGGCGGGGCTAATGCTTTTTACATTTTGAAGAGTGGCAGTTGGAGTTTTATGCCTGCTGTTGGTATAAAGTACCTTCATTCTTTTCATAACTATAATCGTGGAGAAGCAGTCTATCTTTCGCCCTCCGAAGTGCTTAGCACTAATTTTTCCTGTGATATTTTTTATAAACCATTGGCTCTAAGCCTTTCAGTTCAGCCTGTAGCATATAACTATGCGGGTGTGGGAGATGTTACTCGCAAGTTGATGCTAGAGGCAGGACTATTCTATAATTTCTAAAATTTTTATTCAATCAATTAAAACAAACAACATGAAAATCAAAACAACCGGCATCGTTGCCACAGCAATCTTTCTTTTATCCATTGCGGCTTGCACAAAAAAAGAGGATTCAGGCTATCCAAACCTGAGTATTTCATCACCTACTGCAGCACAGATGTTTAGCTCTGGCGATACGATGTACCTGAAAGGTACGGCATTGGCATCGGGAACAGATGACGCTCATTTATTGCACGAGGTGATGGTGGCAGTTAAATGGCAGGCAGACAGCTCCGTAATGTTTTCTGCTAATTACAGCACTCATGATTTAGAAAGTTTTGATTTTGACACTTTCTTCATCACACCTTCAGTAGTAACTCCCACAAATGCATTTGTTGAGGCAAAAGCCGAAAACCACATTCCGATGGTGACTACTAAAACAATTTCAGTCATGATACATCCATAGTAATTTACCCTGTTATCAGCAATCCCCGACAATTCTCGTTGGGGATTGCTGATTTTAGCTAACACTAATAGGGCGCTGGGATATCGCTAAATATTCTGTTTAGAGAACGGATTAGAAATCCCAAACCGGGTTTCGTTTTCTATGGATGAAATACTTCATCCGCATCCAAAATGCAAGGATCATATAGAGAATAACTGGTGAGCCTACAGTAAGAAAGCTGGTATAAATAAAGAACAGCCGAATGTCTCGAGCGGGCATTTTGAGTTTTTCTCCAATACGCTCACAAACACCGAATATACGTGACTCGATGACAAAACGAGTGGACTCCAAGGACATCATTTTCATGGTTTTATTCCGAAAGTTATAAAATCATTTTAAAATCTTATTTCCAATAGCACATTCCAGACAACGAAAATGACTACAGTATTCAGTTTTTAATTGTAACAAAGCCTGGGTATCGAATGCATCGTTAGGTTTTATCCCTAATAGTATCCAATTTTTAATTATAGCATTATCTTCTGCTTCACATTCTTCTAGAAGCTTCAATGCGCGTTCGCAATATTCCTCTTGGTCCTTATACTTTCCATAGGCAAATAGCACTGGTGCAACCGCATTGATTAGGAGAACGTTTTTCGCCCCGCTACCCAGACGAAACTTTACTTATTTTGAAAGTTTGTCAAATACATAATGTTGCTGCCAATAGTCAGATACAAGCCCATCAAAAAGCATCTGAATCTTCTTAGGACTCTTTATCTCCAAAATTTGAGAAAATATCTTTTCCTCGTTGTTCATAATAGAAGCCAATTGAGCTAAACGTATTGTAGGAAAATTAGAAGGCCGAAGGCGTAAAAATTTCCACTCATGTTTTTCGATAGGCTTAAGAGAATATAAGCGTTTGAGATATAAATACTCTTTACGAAGCTGATTAGGATATTCATCCTCCGATTCTTCTTCTAAGAAACCAGCCTGGCCGAAAACCAGCGCTTCGAGTTGCAATGATTCGTCACGATGCTTCGCCCAAATCTTGACGGGCAGGGACTGGGCAAGCCGAGTAAAGGGTTCTTTATTAATGGATGCACCAAGATAGCGTGCGCACATTACAAACATGATTTGCTCCCAATCATTTTTTGATTCAGAAAGTAATGCTTGTATCTGTTGCACTTTGTGCTCCATGCGTTCTATAGCAAGGCGTTCCATAAAATGCCTAACGGTAAAGTGATTTACCTGATTAAAAAACTTTTGACAAGGAATCCAGCTTTTTCGCTGCTCTAATTCTTCATAGCGTGCTAATATTCCGGGCACGATAAGGTCTTTTAACTCTACGACCTGAATGGCTTGGCCTTTTTCATTATAGGTGTTCTTGTTCCCATTTTCATAAACGACATGGAGAATGACGTTATTATACGCCTTGTCTCGATCATGCCGATGTTTGTGCCAATCATCTCCATTGACATGCAATTCCACTGTTCCGGCCCAAACCACATCGCCGTGTCGAACCCTGGCATTTTGAAAATCAGCTCCAGAGTTTGCATTCTGTTCTCCTGGGTGAAGTATATCAACCAGATGTCCTTGAACCGATGTTAGGGTAAATGGCTGAAACATTCTGAACTTCCAGATAAACTGTAGTAGTTGCTCATTCATATTTCGAATATAATCATCTGCAAAATAGAGAAATGAATGGTTTGTGTTAGTCTATTGTAAATCTTTTTCAATATTCTATATTTGCACCCGTATGTTAGTTAAGAAAATTCAGAGCATGTATCACCATCTTCATTCAATCTGCATGAGTGCGGAGCGTTATGATGTTTGATGAGGGATCATCCAATTATATAAAGCCCGCACGCTGCGGGGCGTTTTAATTTAAAAAAGTATGGATAACAAATTACGGATTGCAATTCAAAAATCAGGCAGGCTGAACGAGGACTCGCTCAAACTTATCAAAGACTGCGGCATTTCCATAGATAATGGAGAGGATCAGCTTAAGGTTACTGCGCGCAACTTTCCTATGGAGGTGTTTTTTCTTCGTAATTCTGACATACCTCAGTATGTAGAAGACGGAGTAGCAGACATTGCAATCATCGGTGAGAATGTTCTGATGGAGAAACCTAATCAGGTGAATACCATTCAAAAATTAGGTTTCAGCAGATGCAAGGTGTCGCTTGCCATACCCAAAAACGAAGAGTACTCAGGCTTATCCTATTTCAACCAAAAAAAATTGGCAACCTCTTATCCCAAGACGTTAAAGTCATTTCTGGAGAAGAATAAACTCACTGCCGAGATTCACGAGATATCAGGTTCTGTGGAGATAGCTCCCAATATCGGTCTGGCAGATGGGATATGCGATATTGTGAGTACCGGCTCCACTTTGTTTAAGAATGGATTGAAAGAAGTAGAAGTCCTTTTCTATTCCGAGGCGGTATTGATTGCCGCTCAGAAAATGGATGTGGATCGAAGAAAATTATTCGATAGATTTCTGTTTCGCATACACTCGGTTCTGGCTGCTCGCAACAACAAATACATCTTGCTCAATGCCCCTAACGAAAAGATCAAAGAAATTATTTCTATTCTTCCTGGAATGAAGAGTCCTACGATTCTTCCACTGGCAGAATCAGGATGGAGCTCGCTGCATTCGGTGATTAGCGAGAAAGAATTTTGGGAAAAGATAGACGCGCTTAAATCCGCCGGTGCCGAAGGCATTCTAATAGTTCCGATTGAAAAAATGGTGATGTAAGATGAAAATTATTAAATATCCCTCTAAAGAAGATTTGCCGAAACTACTCCGCCGGCCGAAACATGATGCGGATGAGACAAAGGTTTTGGAAATACTATGGCAGGTACAAGTTAAAGGTGATGAACAACTGCGGAAATACTCCTTGCAGTTTGACAAAGTCCGTATCAAAGGTTTTCGTGTTTCGGCTTCTGAAATTAGAGATGCCATTAAAAAAGGAGACAAGAAACTGGAACGAGCTATTCTGACGGCTTGTAGAAACATTCAGAAATTTCACGCTGCTCAAAAACAAAAGGTGAAGAAGATAGAAACCACCAAAGGCGTGGTTTGCTGGCGCGAAAGTCGCCCGATTGAAGAGGTTGGCTTATATATCCCCGGCGGAAGTGCGCCCCTTTTTTCTACTGTGCTGATGCTTGCCATTCCGGCAAAACTTGCTGGCTGTAAAAGAATAGTGATGTGCACCCCTCCTGATAAAAAGGGGGGCATTCACCCTGCTATTTTACTTGCATCACAGTATTGTGGTGTAGATGAAATTTACAAAGTAGGAGGTGCGCAAGCGATTGGCGCAATGGCTTATGGTACAGAAAGCATTCGACCCGTGCAGAAAATATTCGGACCCGGAAATTCCTATGTTACCATGGCAAAGCAACTAGCGCAAAAAGACGGAGTCGCTATTGATATGCCCGCCGGGCCTTCTGAAGTATTAGTTGTGGCGGATGAAACTGCTGATCCTTCATTCATTGCGGCTGACCTGCTTTCGCAGGCGGAGCATGGACCTGATTCGCAGGTTATCTTTGTTTCACTTACGGAGAATCTTTTGCGTGAGGTAGAATGTGAATTGACGAAGCAATTGAAGGACCTACCACGTAAAACTATTTCACAAGATGCCTTGAGTCATTCCAAATTCTTCTTGGTGAAGACCAAGCAAGATGCAGTAGATATTATCAATGAATACGCTCCCGAACATTTAATCATTGCGGCGAAAGACGAAAAGTACTTCCTAAAGAACGTGAATAATGCAGGCTCGGTTTTCATTGGCAACTACACACCCGAAAGCGCGGGCGATTATGCTAGCGGGACCAATCACACACTGCCTACTAATGGATATGCACGCATATAGTGGAGTATCGCTCGATTCGTTTGTCAAGAAAATAACCTATCAAAAGATTTCAAAGGGGGGAATAAGAAAATTAGGAAACACAATTGAAACGATGGCGGAAGCAGAGGGTTTGCTCGCTCATAAAAATGCAGTCGGCATCCGTTTGAAAAAAATAAAGTAGAACATGTTTGATATAGAAACTATAGTCCGGGATAATATCCGGAATTTGAAACCCTATTCTTCCGCACGCAGTGAGTTCCAGGGTGATGCTCAGGTGTTTTTGGATGCCAACGAAAATAGCTTTGGTTCTCCTCTGCCTGAAAAATACAATCGTTATCCAGATCCTTTGCAATTGGAGTTAAAGGGAAGGCTGAGTAGCATCAAGGGCGTTCCTGCACAGAACATCTTTCTAGGCAACAAGAGCGATGAAGCCATTGATATCCTGTTCCGTATTTTTTGCGAACCCCAAAAAGACAATGTCATCATCTGTCCGCCTACATACGGCATGTATGAGGTGAGTGCCAACATTAATAACGTGACTTTAAAGAAAGTCCCTCTTCTTCCGACGTTTGAACTGGATGTGGAGAGCATTCTTGAAAATGAAGATGCGCAATCCAGATTGCTTTTTGTGTGCTCTCCTAATAATCCGACTGGAAATTCTTTGAACATAGATGATGTTGAATTACTCATTCAAAAGTTTACAGGAATAGTGGTGATAGATGAAGCTTACATCAATTATTCCATGCAGCCTTCGTTCATCAGGCTACTGACTGACTATCCAAATCTGGTTGTGATGCAAACCTTTCAAAGGCATGGGCTTGGCGGTTCTTCGACTTGGAATGGCTTTCGCATCCGAAGCAATCATTGAATACATGAACAAGGTGAAGCCGCCCTATAATGTAAATCTAGCCACTCAGGAATTAGCTATGGCCGCACTAGATAATATCAATTGGGTGAATGACCATATTCGCCAAACGGTGAAGGAAAGGGAGCAGATAATAGAGCAGATAAAATCTCTTCCGCTGATTGAAAAAATATTTCCTACCGATTCAAATTTCTTCCTAGCGAAAATGAAAGAACCAAGGAAGGTTTACGATTATCTCGTATCGAAAGGTATTATCGTTCGCGATCGAAGTAATGTGACACTTTGCGAAGGTTGCCTAAGAATAAGCGTAGGAACTCAGGAAGAAAATACGCTGCTCATAAAAACCTTAAAACAATATTCATGAAGAAAGTTTTGTTCATAGACCGCGACGGAACCATTATCCTTGAGACGGATAATTTTATGATTGATTCCTTTGATAAACTAAAGTTCTTTCCGAAAGTATTTCAGTATCTCGCACGGGTTGCCTGCGAGATGGATTTCGAATTGGCTTTAGTCACCAATCAGGATGGGTTGGGAACTAAGGAATTCCCCGAAGAAAATTTCTGGCCTGTCCAAAATTTTATCATGGAGACTTTTAAGGGAGAAGGCGTTGAGTTTAAGGAGGTTCATATTGACAAATCATTTCCGCACGACATGCTGCCAACGCGCAAACCGGGCACCGGAATGTTGACAAAATATTTTTCGCCTGAGTATGATTTGAAAAACTCGTTCGTTATTGGCGACCGGATTACGGATGTGATGCTGGCTAAGAACCTCGGTTGTAAATGTATCTGGCTGAACGATGGCAGAGGCTTAGGCGTAACTGAAATCTCGGAAAAGGAACAGGAACTGGCCGAGTATATTGCCCTCGATACCCGCGACTGGGAAAAGATTTACAATTTTCTGAAAGGCGGATCGAGAAGGACAAGACATATTCGCACTACCAAAGAAACCTCTATCGTGGTAGGAGTTGATTTAGACGGAACCGGTAAGGCGGAAATATCTACCGGTTTGAATTTCTTTAATCACATGTTGGAGCAGATTGCCAGACATGGTGGTATTGATTTGAAGATAGTTGCCAAAGGAGATTTGCACATTGACGAACACCATACTATAGAAGACACCGCGATTACTCTGGGCGAAACATTTCTTAAAGCTTTAGGCGATAAAAGAGGAATTGAGCGCTATGGTTATTGTCTGCCGATGGATGATGCCTTGGCACAAGTGGCC
This window contains:
- the hisB gene encoding bifunctional histidinol-phosphatase/imidazoleglycerol-phosphate dehydratase HisB; its protein translation is MKKVLFIDRDGTIILETDNFMIDSFDKLKFFPKVFQYLARVACEMDFELALVTNQDGLGTKEFPEENFWPVQNFIMETFKGEGVEFKEVHIDKSFPHDMLPTRKPGTGMLTKYFSPEYDLKNSFVIGDRITDVMLAKNLGCKCIWLNDGRGLGVTEISEKEQELAEYIALDTRDWEKIYNFLKGGSRRTRHIRTTKETSIVVGVDLDGTGKAEISTGLNFFNHMLEQIARHGGIDLKIVAKGDLHIDEHHTIEDTAITLGETFLKALGDKRGIERYGYCLPMDDALAQVAIDFGGRNWIEWNVEFKREKVGDVPTEMFFHFFKSFSDAAKCNLNIKAEGENEHHKIEAIFKAFAKAIKMAVKRDVTNLQLPSTKGLL
- a CDS encoding DUF2851 family protein, which gives rise to MGSGAKNVLLINAVAPVLFAYGKYKDQEEYCERALKLLEECEAEDNAIIKNWILLGIKPNDAFDTQALLQLKTEYCSHFRCLECAIGNKILK
- a CDS encoding ATP phosphoribosyltransferase, which codes for MDNKLRIAIQKSGRLNEDSLKLIKDCGISIDNGEDQLKVTARNFPMEVFFLRNSDIPQYVEDGVADIAIIGENVLMEKPNQVNTIQKLGFSRCKVSLAIPKNEEYSGLSYFNQKKLATSYPKTLKSFLEKNKLTAEIHEISGSVEIAPNIGLADGICDIVSTGSTLFKNGLKEVEVLFYSEAVLIAAQKMDVDRRKLFDRFLFRIHSVLAARNNKYILLNAPNEKIKEIISILPGMKSPTILPLAESGWSSLHSVISEKEFWEKIDALKSAGAEGILIVPIEKMVM
- a CDS encoding DUF2851 family protein gives rise to the protein MNEQLLQFIWKFRMFQPFTLTSVQGHLVDILHPGEQNANSGADFQNARVRHGDVVWAGTVELHVNGDDWHKHRHDRDKAYNNVILHVVYENGNKNTYNEKGQAIQVVELKDLIVPGILARYEELEQRKSWIPCQKFFNQVNHFTVRHFMERLAIERMEHKVQQIQALLSESKNDWEQIMFVMCARYLGASINKEPFTRLAQSLPVKIWAKHRDESLQLEALVFGQAGFLEEESEDEYPNQLRKEYLYLKRLYSLKPIEKHEWKFLRLRPSNFPTIRLAQLASIMNNEEKIFSQILEIKSPKKIQMLFDGLVSDYWQQHYVFDKLSK